A genomic region of [Eubacterium] eligens ATCC 27750 contains the following coding sequences:
- a CDS encoding AraC family transcriptional regulator, with product MGNVVDKGTSFLFHVNRYVAGSETDMYKHGYAELLYVSDGSLTEHVCGDKVHIKKGDVCFIDSGCVHKESFEEDDTFVIRLEVSDEIINAVISNAMADKQAVDYIKELVKVLKNSGYIHFGYKDDYDNELKDMLTAMISECGVADMASAYICQGLMLRILWRLGTVYEYAQSRYIRKKINWLLHQEITDFIEDNMKDVTIDMLVERFGYQEDYFNRFLKAQTGMTFTEYLQDCRLNKSAILLKEDSMDVDEIIKKVGYRNKGYFYRIFTEKYNMTPAKFRKYIKEKEFTI from the coding sequence ATGGGGAATGTAGTTGATAAAGGAACCAGCTTTTTGTTTCATGTGAACAGGTATGTGGCAGGTAGTGAAACTGACATGTATAAACATGGATATGCGGAGCTTTTATATGTGTCTGATGGAAGCCTTACTGAGCATGTATGTGGGGATAAGGTGCATATAAAGAAAGGCGATGTATGCTTTATTGATTCGGGGTGTGTACATAAGGAAAGCTTTGAGGAAGATGACACATTTGTAATAAGACTCGAAGTGTCAGATGAGATTATTAATGCAGTTATAAGTAATGCTATGGCGGATAAACAGGCGGTGGATTATATTAAAGAGCTTGTTAAAGTGTTAAAGAACAGCGGATATATACATTTTGGCTATAAAGATGATTATGATAATGAGCTTAAGGATATGCTTACTGCTATGATAAGCGAGTGTGGTGTGGCGGATATGGCGTCTGCATATATATGTCAGGGGCTTATGCTTAGGATTCTGTGGCGGCTAGGAACAGTATATGAGTATGCACAGTCAAGATACATAAGAAAGAAAATTAACTGGCTTTTGCATCAGGAAATTACAGATTTTATTGAAGATAATATGAAAGATGTTACAATAGATATGCTTGTTGAAAGATTCGGTTATCAGGAGGATTATTTCAACAGGTTTTTAAAGGCACAGACAGGTATGACTTTCACGGAATATCTGCAGGATTGCAGATTGAACAAATCGGCCATTCTCTTAAAAGAAGATTCAATGGATGTTGATGAGATTATAAAGAAAGTCGGATATAGAAACAAAGGATATTTTTACAGGATATTTACTGAGAAATACAACATGACACCTGCAAAATTCAGAAAATATATTAAAGAAAAGGAGTTTACGATATGA